In the genome of Streptomyces aquilus, the window CGCACGGCAGTTCTGTACTGCGGTGGGCCGGTCCCCCGCGGGGAGCCCCGCCGGGGCCGGGCTGTGCCCGGCCCGCTGAGGGCTCCCCACCGGTGCGTGCGGTCGGTCAGTACTTGCGGGTCGGGAGCGCGGCCTTGGCCTGGTCCTGCATGAAGTCGCCCTCCTTGGTCTTGATCCAGCGCTCGACCGAGCCGCCGTCGTGGACCGTCTTGACGACCTCCATCAGCTGGGGGCCGAGCAGCGGGTTGCACTCGACGATGGCGTTGATCTTGCCCTCGGACATGGCGACGAAGCCGTCCTTCACGCCGTCGATCGAGACGATGAGGATGTCCTTGCCGGGCTTCTTGCCGGCCGCCTCGATGGACTGGATGGCGCCGATGGCCATGTCGTCGTTGTGCGCGAAGAGCACGTTGATGTCCGGGTTGGACTGCAGGAAGGCCGCCATGACCTGCTTGCCGCCGGCGCGGGTGAAGTCACCGGTCTGGCTGACGACGATCTTCCAGTCGTCCTTGTGCTCGGCGTCCATGACCTCCTTGAAGCCCTTGGCGCGCTCGATGGCGGGGGCGGCACCGGTGGTGCCCTCCAGCTGGGCGATCTTGACGTTGCCCTTGAGGCCGGCCTTCGCGATGACCTTCTCGAGGATCTTGGCGGCGCGGCGGCCCTCGTCGGTGAAGTCGGAGCCGACCAGGGTGACGTACAGGGAGTCGTCGGAGGTCTCGACGGAGCGGTCGGTGAGGACCACCGGGATCTTCGCGGCCTTGGCCT includes:
- a CDS encoding ABC transporter substrate-binding protein encodes the protein MLNRRNFLTAAIGVAAAGTLAACAKEDDSAGDSTGGGGSKKIVLGFSQVGSESGWRTANSESVKSAAKDAGYTLKFSDAQQKQENQISAIRSYIAQKVDVIAFSPVVVTGWDAVLKEAKAAKIPVVLTDRSVETSDDSLYVTLVGSDFTDEGRRAAKILEKVIAKAGLKGNVKIAQLEGTTGAAPAIERAKGFKEVMDAEHKDDWKIVVSQTGDFTRAGGKQVMAAFLQSNPDINVLFAHNDDMAIGAIQSIEAAGKKPGKDILIVSIDGVKDGFVAMSEGKINAIVECNPLLGPQLMEVVKTVHDGGSVERWIKTKEGDFMQDQAKAALPTRKY